The following proteins are co-located in the Betta splendens chromosome 9, fBetSpl5.4, whole genome shotgun sequence genome:
- the kcna1b gene encoding potassium voltage-gated channel subfamily A member 1 codes for MTVVSTDNMDETSTLPGHPQDPYPPDDDHDDHDCCERVVINISGLRFETQLKTLAQFPETLLGNPKKRMRYFDPLRNEYFFDRNRPSFDAILYYYQSGGRLRRPVNVPLDMFSEEIKFYELGAEAMEKFREDEGFIREEERPLPEKEFQRQIWLLFEHPESSGPARGIAIVSVMVILISIVIFCLETLPELKENPNDRVPIPGNSSMYYYPNVPKLFTDPFFVVETLCIIWFSFELIVRFFACPSKAAFFKNMMNSIDIVAIIPYFITLGTELADDQGNREGKGGGEQATSLAILRVIRLVRVFRIFKLSRHSKGLQILGQTLKASMRELGLLIFFLFIGVILFSSAVYFAEAEEKESFFTSIPDAFWWAVVSMTTVGYGDMYPVTIGGKIVGSLCAIAGVLTIALPVPVIVSNFNYFYHRETEGEEQAQLLNVSNQNLASETNSSRRSSSVVSKSEYMEIDEDMNNSIDNFREANLRTANCTAPSQNCVNKGKLLTDV; via the coding sequence ATGACTGTGGTGTCTACAGACAACATGGATGAGACCTCCACCCTGCCGGGTCACCCGCAGGACCCCTACCCGCCCGATGACGACCACGACGACCATGACTGCTGCGAGCGGGTGGTTATCAACATCTCGGGGCTGCGCTTCGAGACGCAGCTCAAGACCCTCGCCCAATTCCCAGAAACTCTTCTTGGAAACCCAAAGAAAAGGATGCGCTACTTTGACCCCTTACGAAACGAGTACTTCTTTGACCGGAACCGTCCAAGTTTTGATGCCATCTTATATTATTACCAATCTGGGGGGAGGCTGAGGAGACCGGTCAACGTGCCCCTGGATATGTTCTCAGAGGAGATAAAGTTCTATGAACTTGGTGCAGAGGCTATGGAGAAGTTTCGTGAGGATGAGGGGTTTATTCGCGAGGAGGAGCGACCTTTACCAGAGAAGGAGTTCCAGCGTCAGATCTGGCTCCTCTTCGAGCATCCGGAGAGCTCTGGACCTGCCCGGGGGATCGCCATCGTCTCAGTGATGGTGATTCTAATTTCAATAGTCATATTTTGTTTGGAGACTCTACCAGAGCTGAAGGAGAATCCCAACGACCGGGTGCCGATACCGGGGAACAGCTCCATGTATTACTACCCAAACGTACCCAAACTCTTCACAGACCCTTTCTTCGTGGTGGAGACGCTCTGTATCATCTGGTTTTCCTTTGAGTTGATAGTTCGTTTCTTCGCGTGTCCCAGCAAAGCAGCATTCTTTAAGAACATGATGAATTCTATTGATATTGTGGCTATAATCCCGTACTTCATCACACTTGGCACGGAGCTAGCTGATGACCAAGGCAACAGGGAGGGCAAGGGAGGCGGGGAGCAGGCCACGTCTCTGGCCATTCTCAGGGTAATCCGTCTGGTGAGGGTGTTCAGGATCTTTAAGCTGTCCAGACACTCCAAGGGACTCCAGATTCTGGGACAAACTCTAAAGGCGAGCATGCGGGAGCTGGGCCtgctcatcttcttcctctttatTGGCGTGATTTTGTTTTCCAGTGCCGTCTACTTTGCCGAGGCTGAGGAGAAGGAGTCGTTCTTCACCAGCATCCCGGACGCCTTCTGGTGGGCCGTCGTGTCGATGACGACCGTGGGCTACGGGGACATGTACCCCGTGACCATCGGAGGGAAGATCGTGGGCTCGCTGTGCGCCATTGCTGGAGTGTTGACCATCGCTCTGCCAGTGCCAGTTATCGTGTCTAACTTCAATTACTTCTATCACCGGGAGACGGAGGGCGAAGAGCAGGCCCAGCTGCTCAATGTCAGCAACCAGAACCTGGCGTCTGAGACCAACTCCAGCCGCCGCAGCTCCTCAGTGGTCAGCAAGTCGGAGTACATGGAGATAGACGAGGACATGAACAACAGCATTGACAACTTTAGGGAAGCCAACCTTAGGACTGCTAACTGCACGGCTCCCAGCCAGAACTGTGTGAACAAGGGGAAGCTGCTCACCGACGTGTGA
- the LOC114862553 gene encoding histone H2B 1/2-like gives MPEPAKTAPKKGSKKAVTKTAVKGGKKKRKTRKESYAIYVYKVLKQVHPDTGISSKAMSIMNSFVSDIFERIAGEASRLAHYNKRSTITSREIQTAVRLLLPGELAKHAVSEGTKAVTKYTSSK, from the coding sequence ATGCCTGAACCAGCGAAGACTGCGCCCAAGAAGGGCTCCAAGAAAGCCGTGACAAAGACCGCCGTCAAGGGcggcaagaagaagaggaagacccGCAAGGAGAGCTACGCCATCTACGTGTACAAGGTGCTGAAGCAGGTCCACCCCGACACCGGCATCTCCTCCAAGGCCATGAGCATCATGAACTCCTTTGTCAGCGACATCTTCGAGCGCATCGCCGGCGAAGCCTCCCGTCTGGCGCACTACAACAAGCgctccaccatcacctccagggAGATTCAGACcgccgtcaggctgctgctgcccgggGAGCTGGCGAAGCACGCGGTGTCCGAGGGCACCAAGGCGGTGACCAAGTACACCAGCTCCAAGTAG
- the LOC114862514 gene encoding potassium voltage-gated channel subfamily A member 1, which yields MEIALVSFENGGAKGSGGGGGGGGNAEESCRNALDVPQPGFVQSGLGEDYSKELNTRGSPQQHQHHGSWKINDMNNTFSCSENAMDALLRADHSPHLFDEDMMDMDMDTESNERVLINIAGLRYETQLGTLNQFPDTLLGDPAKRIKYFDPLRNEYFFDRNRPSFDGILYFYQSGGKIRRPVNVSIDVFADEIRFYQLGEEAMERFREDEGFIKEEEKPLPQNEFQKQVWLIFEYPESSSPARGIAIVSVIVITISIITFCLETLPEFRDERELPVTSRIDNSTVPRPSLTFTDPFFIIETTCVIWFTFELLVRFFACPSKSEFSKTIMNIIDIMSIMPYFITVGTELAEQQGQEHQNGQQAMSLAILRVIRLVRVFRIFKLSRHSKGLQILGQTLKASMRELGLLIFFLFIGVILFSSAVYFAEADEPESHFSSIPDAFWWAVVTMTTVGYGDMRPVTVGGKIVGSLCAIAGVLTIALPVPVIVSNFNYFYHRETDQDQSSLKDEPNSGRASPELKRKGSKSSAKSQDVENNDPSAAVEKANIKANSSMDFKRSLYAFCLDTRETDL from the coding sequence ATGGAGATAGCCTTGGTGAGCTTTGAGAACGGAGGCGCCAAAGGgagtggtggcggcggcggcggcggcggcaatGCCGAGGAGAGCTGCCGGAACGCGCTGGACGTCCCTCAGCCGGGCTTCGTTCAAAGCGGACTGGGCGAGGACTACAGCAAGGAGCTGAACACCCGGGGGAGtcctcagcagcatcagcaccacggCTCCTGGAAAATCAACGACATGAACAACACTTTCAGCTGCAGCGAGAACGCCATGGATGCGCTTTTACGCGCGGACCACAGTCCTCATCTGTTCGACGAGGACATGATGGACATGGACATGGACACAGAGAGCAACGAGAGGGTGCTCATCAACATAGCCGGGCTCAGGTACGAGACCCAGCTCGGCACCCTGAACCAGTTCCCTGACACTTTGCTCGGAGACCCAGCCAAGAGGATAAAGTACTTCGACCCGCTCCGGAACGAGTACTTTTTCGACCGCAACAGACCGAGTTTTGATgggattttgtatttttatcagTCCGGGGGGAAGATCCGGAGACCCGTTAATGTGTCAATTGATGTGTTCGCGGATGAGATTAGGTTTTATCAGCTGGGGGAGGAGGCCATGGAGAGGTTCCGCGAGGATGAGGGCTttataaaggaggaggagaagccgctGCCTCAGAACGAGTTCCAGAAGCAGGTCTGGCTCATATTTGAGTATCCCGAGAGCTCCAGTCCGGCCCGGGGCATCGCCATCGTGTCCGTGATCGTCATCACCATATCCATCATCACCTTCTGCCTGGAGACTCTGCCGGAGTTCAGAGACGAGCGGGAGCTGCCGGTCACCAGCCGGATAGACAACAGCACCGTGCCCCGGCCGTCCCTCACCTTCACAGACCCCTTCTTCATCATCGAGACCACATGCGTCATTTGGTTCACGTTCGAGCTGCTCGTGCGCTTCTTCGCGTGCCCCAGCAAGTCCGAGTTCTCCAAGACCATCATGAACATCATCGACATCATGTCCATCATGCCTTACTTCATCACCGTGGGCACGGAGCTGGCGGAGCAGCAGGGCCAGGAGCACCAGAACGGGCAGCAGGCCATGTCCCTGGCCATCCTGAGGGTCATCCGTCTGGTCCGGGTGTTCCGGATCTTTAAGCTCTCCAGACACTCCAAGGGGCTGCAGATCCTGGGGCAGACCCTGAAAGCCAGCATGCGCGAGCTCGgcctcctcatcttcttcctcttcatcggGGTCATCCTCTTCTCCAGCGCCGTCTACTTCGCAGAGGCGGACGAGCCGGAGTCTCACTTCTCCAGCATCCCCGACGCCTTCTGGTGGGCCGTGGTCACCATGACAACCGTTGGCTACGGCGACATGAGGCCGGTGACGGTCGGGGGGAAGATTGTCGGGTCTCTGTGCGCCATCGCCGGCGTCCTGACCATCGCGCTGCCGGTGCCCGTCATCGTGTCAAACTTCAACTACTTCTATCACAGGGAGACGGACCAGGACCAGTCCTCCCTGAAGGACGAGCCGAACAGCGGCAGGGCGAGTCCCGAACTCAAGCGCAAAGGCAGTAAGTCGTCCGCGAAGTCGCAGGATGTGGAGAACAACGACCCGAGCGCTGCGGTGGAGAAGGCGAACATCAAGGCGAACAGCAGCATGGACTTCAAGAGATCCCTTTACGCGTTTTGCTTGGACACACGGGAGACGGACCTGTAG